A section of the Paenibacillus odorifer genome encodes:
- the ccsA gene encoding cytochrome c biogenesis protein CcsA yields the protein MQLLNGIYDAALLVYALSLLFVFSDCLKRSPGGKRLGTGLLVVVGLLQVAGLGIRFSQEKGLPIFTPYDFLFWFAFSIVLTSLAVAFTRGGEFTILLLSMAGFSVFLLNRVWLTAGGHTLETWSAVYGWLTMHVILANMSFAALTLGTVFAILYLFLHTRLKSKKWSDRIRRLPNLETTDKYSYTAILVGTPLLGISLVVAGLSIVSEGRTLLLKDLKVLTTLIGLGIYIFYIIFKKSGRKSGVSMARWAILGYAFIILNFLLNSWSDFHGWSGE from the coding sequence ATGCAACTGCTGAACGGAATATATGATGCCGCTCTGCTGGTCTATGCCCTGAGCCTGCTGTTTGTTTTCTCGGATTGCCTTAAAAGGAGTCCGGGTGGGAAGCGGCTAGGCACGGGGCTTCTTGTTGTTGTAGGTCTTTTGCAAGTTGCAGGACTTGGAATTCGTTTCTCTCAGGAGAAAGGCCTGCCTATTTTCACACCTTATGATTTCTTGTTTTGGTTTGCGTTTAGTATTGTGCTGACTTCGCTTGCGGTGGCTTTTACACGTGGAGGCGAGTTTACGATTTTGCTGCTCAGTATGGCCGGGTTTAGTGTTTTTCTGCTTAATCGGGTGTGGCTGACGGCGGGTGGGCATACGCTTGAGACTTGGAGTGCGGTGTATGGCTGGCTGACGATGCATGTGATTTTGGCAAATATGAGTTTTGCAGCACTGACGTTAGGGACGGTTTTTGCAATATTGTACTTGTTCCTGCACACCAGACTCAAAAGCAAGAAATGGAGCGACCGGATCCGTCGTTTGCCGAACCTGGAGACTACAGATAAATACTCTTACACCGCTATTTTGGTGGGCACTCCTTTGCTGGGAATATCACTGGTGGTGGCTGGTTTATCTATAGTATCTGAGGGACGGACGCTTTTATTGAAGGATTTAAAAGTATTAACGACTCTTATCGGTCTTGGGATTTACATATTTTATATTATCTTTAAGAAGTCCGGGCGGAAAAGTGGAGTAAGTATGGCTCGCTGGGCGATTTTAGGATATGCTTTTATTATCTTAAATTTTCTGTTGAATTCTTGGTCTGATTTTCACGGTTGGAGCGGGGAGTGA
- the hemA gene encoding glutamyl-tRNA reductase, producing MHIVVVGLNYRTAPVEVREQFAFAESDLPAALHQLMKTKGVLEGVLVATCNRTEIYVVMDRLHMAGYFIRGFMEQWFGVKSEQFAQHMYIYEDEQAIAHLFRVTCGLDSMVIGETQILGQVRSSFLTAQAECVTGTWFNRLFKQAVTLGKRAHSETSIGESAVSVSYAAVELGKRIFGMFTGKKVLILGAGKMSELTVKHLYSSGAAEVIVANRTLSRAIELAEKFSGKPSTIEDALTTLNEVDIVISSTGADGYVLTADKVAHAMKRRPSRPLFMIDIAVPRDIDPAAANVPDVFLYDIDDLEGIVENNLEMRRSEAAKIEVMISEEMDEFQVWLKTLGVRPVIRALQDKSNTIHEETMESLFNKLPELDEHQRKVIRRLTKSIVNQMMHDPINVIKELSGGKQGNEALDYFSKIFALQEQLKSDSDDGDIASVKDSSSGERTAGSADFSVPKTALAPAGLLGG from the coding sequence ATGCACATCGTCGTCGTTGGCCTGAATTATCGTACGGCTCCCGTGGAGGTTCGGGAACAGTTTGCTTTTGCGGAAAGTGACCTTCCGGCAGCGCTCCATCAACTGATGAAGACGAAGGGTGTGCTAGAAGGGGTCTTAGTAGCTACTTGCAACCGTACGGAAATTTATGTGGTGATGGACCGCCTTCATATGGCTGGTTATTTCATCCGCGGCTTTATGGAGCAATGGTTTGGTGTGAAAAGCGAGCAATTTGCTCAGCATATGTATATTTATGAAGACGAACAGGCGATTGCGCATTTGTTCCGCGTGACCTGCGGTCTGGATTCCATGGTGATTGGGGAGACGCAGATCCTGGGACAGGTGCGGAGTTCTTTTCTCACAGCTCAGGCTGAGTGTGTAACTGGAACTTGGTTCAATCGGTTGTTCAAGCAAGCGGTGACGCTGGGCAAAAGAGCACATAGTGAAACGTCAATCGGCGAGAGTGCAGTATCTGTCAGTTATGCGGCTGTGGAGCTGGGCAAGCGGATTTTTGGCATGTTCACTGGGAAAAAAGTACTGATTCTCGGCGCCGGCAAAATGAGCGAGCTTACCGTGAAGCATCTATACAGTAGTGGTGCGGCAGAAGTGATTGTCGCTAACCGTACGCTGTCGCGTGCGATTGAATTGGCGGAGAAGTTCTCGGGTAAGCCGAGTACGATTGAAGATGCGTTAACAACTCTAAATGAAGTAGATATCGTGATCAGCTCAACAGGAGCAGATGGGTATGTGCTTACGGCTGATAAGGTAGCGCATGCTATGAAACGCCGCCCTTCGCGGCCGCTTTTTATGATTGATATTGCTGTACCACGTGATATTGATCCTGCGGCGGCAAATGTGCCGGATGTTTTTTTGTATGATATTGATGATCTGGAGGGCATTGTGGAGAACAATCTGGAAATGCGCCGAAGTGAAGCTGCGAAGATCGAAGTGATGATCAGTGAGGAAATGGATGAGTTCCAGGTGTGGCTCAAGACGCTTGGGGTAAGACCGGTGATCCGGGCACTCCAGGATAAATCGAATACGATTCATGAAGAAACGATGGAGAGTCTGTTCAATAAGCTGCCCGAGCTGGACGAGCATCAGCGGAAAGTAATCCGCCGTCTGACTAAAAGTATCGTGAACCAGATGATGCATGATCCGATCAATGTAATTAAAGAGCTGTCCGGCGGTAAGCAGGGAAATGAAGCTCTTGATTATTTTTCCAAAATCTTTGCGTTGCAGGAACAGCTCAAATCCGATTCAGATGATGGAGATATTGCCTCGGTTAAGGATTCTAGTTCTGGAGAACGTACGGCTGGCAGCGCTGATTTTTCTGTGCCTAAGACGGCGCTTGCTCCGGCAGGCTTGCTGGGTGGGTGA